A single window of Cherax quadricarinatus isolate ZL_2023a chromosome 10, ASM3850222v1, whole genome shotgun sequence DNA harbors:
- the LOC138852495 gene encoding CD209 antigen-like protein E: protein MYRLLFLFLLSAVVAFKNELETHSSNEIRSSLIVNQLLLAEQTEILKQLLSNSQRRQGSDCPYPYTKVLDQCFYLSKLKRPYGKARQYCKEMMGDMATRKHLYALAAFAVDKNVYHHVFMGIRDEMKNGEFSWIDGTPVSSSDWAPGEPNRRGVEMCASMHPSYQPPLFDIPCHSHLFFICQYNQSQ, encoded by the exons ATGTAccgcctcctcttcctctttctcttgagCGCTGTGGTGGCCTTTAAGAATGAACTGGAAACCCATTCAAGTAATGAAATTCGTTCTTCCTTAATCGTGAACCAGTTGCTGTTAGCTGAACAAACAGAAATTTTGAAGCAACTGCTTAGCAACAGTCAACGCCGTCAAG GTTCGGACTGCCCTTACCCCTACACAAAGGTCTTGGACCAGTGCTTTTACTTGAGTAAACTCAAACGCCCCTATGGTAAGGCACGCCAGTACTGCAAGGAAATGATGGGAGACATGGCTACACGTAAACATCTCTATGCTCTCGCGGCTTTCGCTGTGGACAAAAATG TATATCATCATGTTTTCATGGGCATCAGAGACGAAATGAAAAACGGTGAGTTTTCCTGGATTGACGGGACACCGGTCTCCTCCAGTGACTGGGCCCCAGGCGAACCTAACCGTCGTGGAGTGGAAATGTGTGCCTCTATGCACCCCAGCTATCAACCTCCACTCTTCGATATTCCCTGTCACTCACACTTATTCTTCATTTGTCAGTATAATCAATCACAATAA